A region of Solanum dulcamara chromosome 7, daSolDulc1.2, whole genome shotgun sequence DNA encodes the following proteins:
- the LOC129896582 gene encoding cell division cycle 20.2, cofactor of APC complex-like gives MDAGSYSASSNKKQSRCPLQEQLLQRKNSRDNLDRFIPNRSAMDFDYAHYMLTEGRKGKENPAVNSPSREAYRKQLAETFNMNRTRILAFKNKPPTPVEAIPNEFAAVQQVKTAKPRRYIPQTSERTLDAPDIMDDYYLNLLDWGSSNVLSIALGGTVYLWDASDGATSELVTVDEENGPVTSIKWAPDGRHIAVGLNSSEVQLWDTTANRLLRTLKGGHRSRVGALDWNNHILTTGGMDGQIINNDVRIRNPIVDTFQGHHQEVCGLKWSASGQQLASGGNDNLLHIWDRSTASSNSTTQWLHRLEDHTAAVKALAWCPFQGNLLASGGGGSDRCIKFWNTHTGACLNSIDTGSQVCSLLWNKNERELLSSHGFTQNQLTLWKYPSMVKVAELTGHTSRVLFMAQSPDGCTVASAAGDETLRFWNVFGTPEVAKPAPKANPEPFAHLNRGIR, from the exons TAGGTTTATTCCAAATCGATCAGCGATGGATTTCGACTATGCACATTACATGCTAACAGAGGGAAGAAAAGGTAAGGAAAACCCAGCTGTAAACTCTCCCTCCAGAGAGGCATACAGGAAGCAGCTTGCAGAAACTTTTAACATGAACAGGACTCGCATTCTGGCCTTCAAGAACAAGCCACCCACTCCTGTTGAGGCCATTCCTAATGAGTTTGCCGCTGTTCAACAGGTCAAAACTGCAAAACCCCGTCGATACATTCCTCAG ACCTCTGAGAGGACATTAGATGCTCCAGATATCATGGATGATTACTATTTGAATTTGTTAGACTGGGGCAGCAGCAATGTTCTTTCCATTGCTCTTGGTGGCACTGTATATCTGTGGGATGCATCTGATGGTGCTACTTCAGAGCTAGTCACTGTTGATGAAGAAAATGGCCCTGTTACAAGTATTAAATGGGCCCCTGATGGTCGACATATTGCTGTTGGTCTTAACAGTTCTGAAGTTCAGCTTTGGGATACCACAGCAAATCGACTT TTGAGAACTTTGAAAGGCGGTCACCGATCCCGAGTTGGTGCTCTAGATTGGAACAATCACATTTTGACAACTGGGGGAATGGATGGTCAAATCATAAACAATGATGTGAGAATAAGAAATCCCATTGTTGACACTTTCCAAGGACATCATCAAGAAGTCTGTGGTCTAAAATGGTCAGCTTCTGGCCAGCAGTTAGCTAGTGGTGGAAATGACAACCTCCTCCACATATGGGACAGATCAACTGCTTCTTCCAACTCTACAACACAGTGGCTTCACAGGCTGGAAGATCACACAGCTGCTGTTAAAGCCCTTGCTTGGTGCCCTTTCCAGGGTAACTTATTGGCCTCTGGTGGTGGTGGAAGTGACAGGTGCATAAAGTTCTGGAATACCCACACTGGTGCTTGCTTGAATTCAATTGATACAGGATCTCAGGTTTGTTCCCTGCTGTGGAACAAGAACGAACGTGAGCTGCTAAGTTCTCATGGTTTCACTCAGAATCAGCTCACCCTTTGGAAATACCCTTCTATGGTAAAGGTAGCTGAGCTTACTGGCCACACATCCAGAGTGCTTTTCATGGCTCAG AGTCCAGATGGTTGCACAGTTGCATCTGCAGCTGGAGATGAAACTCTCAGATTCTGGAATGTATTTGGGACTCCTGAAGTAGCAAAACCTGCACCAAAGGCAAATCCTGAACCATTCGCTCACCTGAACCGTGGTATTCGCTGA